A single Methylobacterium sp. 17Sr1-1 DNA region contains:
- the pyk gene encoding pyruvate kinase, whose translation MRRHRHAKIVATVGPASNTPERLKALFLAGVDTFRLNFSHGTHDDHAKVHAAIRALEQETGRPIGILQDLQGPKIRIGTLRGGKAELATGDRIRFVREGREGGTDAIPLPHPEIFAAVAPGQELLIDDGRVRVRVVGVDDAAIDADVVVGGPISDRKGVNLPGTVLALSPLTEKDRRDLDFGLSLGVDWVALSFVQTPSDVMEARGLIAGRAGLIAKIEKPSALDHIEDIIRIADGIMVARGDLGVELPPEDVPGRQKELVRACRHAVKPVIVATQMLESMVSAPSPTRAEASDVATAVYDGADAVMLSAESAAGRYPIEAVSIMDRIIRRTEQHRLYRSLVRASEPEVEDSPPHAVAAAAATLADAIEAAAIVAFTSSGTTAARIARKRPNVPILAATSDTAVSRRLSLYWGAHSVLGPEIESYEAMVDRAAEVAAQEGFAQAPDLVVAVAGIPFGRAGTTNNLRVVELGRKASGV comes from the coding sequence ATGCGCCGCCATCGCCACGCCAAGATCGTCGCCACCGTCGGCCCGGCCAGCAACACGCCGGAACGGCTGAAGGCCCTCTTTCTCGCCGGGGTCGACACCTTCCGGCTCAACTTCTCCCACGGCACCCACGACGACCACGCCAAGGTCCACGCCGCGATCCGGGCGCTCGAACAGGAGACCGGCCGGCCGATCGGCATCCTGCAGGACCTCCAGGGGCCGAAGATCCGCATCGGCACCCTGCGGGGCGGCAAGGCGGAGCTTGCCACCGGCGACCGGATCCGCTTCGTGCGCGAGGGCCGGGAGGGCGGAACCGACGCGATCCCCCTGCCCCATCCCGAGATCTTCGCCGCGGTGGCGCCGGGCCAGGAGCTGCTCATCGACGACGGCCGGGTCCGGGTGCGGGTCGTCGGCGTCGACGACGCGGCGATCGACGCCGACGTGGTGGTGGGCGGGCCGATCTCCGACCGCAAGGGCGTCAACCTGCCGGGCACCGTGCTGGCCCTCTCGCCGCTGACCGAGAAGGACCGGCGCGACCTCGATTTCGGCCTCTCGCTCGGGGTCGACTGGGTGGCGCTCTCCTTCGTCCAGACCCCCTCCGACGTGATGGAGGCGCGCGGCCTGATCGCCGGCCGGGCCGGGCTGATCGCCAAGATCGAGAAGCCGTCGGCGCTCGATCACATCGAGGACATCATCCGCATCGCCGACGGGATCATGGTCGCCCGCGGCGATCTCGGCGTGGAGCTCCCGCCCGAGGACGTGCCGGGGCGCCAGAAGGAGCTGGTGCGCGCCTGCCGCCACGCGGTGAAGCCGGTGATCGTCGCGACGCAGATGCTCGAATCGATGGTCTCGGCGCCCTCCCCGACCCGGGCGGAGGCCTCGGACGTCGCCACCGCCGTCTACGACGGCGCCGACGCGGTGATGCTCTCGGCCGAGTCCGCGGCGGGGCGGTACCCGATCGAGGCGGTCTCGATCATGGACCGGATCATCCGCCGCACCGAGCAGCACCGGCTCTACCGCTCGCTGGTGCGGGCGAGCGAGCCGGAGGTCGAGGACAGCCCGCCCCACGCCGTGGCGGCCGCCGCCGCGACCCTCGCCGACGCGATCGAGGCGGCGGCGATCGTCGCCTTCACGTCGAGCGGCACCACCGCCGCCCGCATCGCCCGCAAGCGCCCCAACGTGCCGATCCTCGCCGCCACCTCCGACACGGCGGTGTCGCGCCGCCTCAGCCTGTACTGGGGCGCGCATTCCGTGCTCGGCCCGGAGATCGAATCCTACGAGGCCATGGTCGACCGCGCCGCCGAGGTCGCGGCGCAGGAAGGCTTCGCGCAGGCGCCGGACCTGGTGGTGGCGGTGGCCGGCATCCCGTTCGGCCGGGCGGGGACGACGAATAACCTGCGGGTGGTGGAGCTGGGGCGGAAGGCGAGCGGGGTGTAG
- a CDS encoding ATP-binding protein, giving the protein MLYLLCGKISAGQSTLAAALATRPGTILVREDQWLAGLHPGEQATLADDVRNSRRLRATMGPHLVALLRAGLSVVLDFPANTPESRTWMRTLFREAEVAHQLHSLAADDALCKVRLHHRNAAGTHEFTVSDEEFDLFTRYFVPPTEEEGFTVVRHRQVEEGGTSA; this is encoded by the coding sequence GTGCTGTACCTCCTGTGCGGCAAGATCTCGGCTGGACAATCGACGCTCGCCGCTGCGCTGGCCACGCGGCCCGGCACGATCCTGGTCCGGGAGGACCAGTGGCTCGCCGGGCTCCATCCGGGCGAGCAGGCGACCCTCGCCGATGACGTCCGCAACAGCCGGCGCCTGCGCGCCACGATGGGGCCGCACCTCGTCGCGCTCCTGCGGGCCGGCCTGTCGGTGGTGCTCGATTTCCCCGCCAACACGCCGGAGAGCCGGACCTGGATGCGGACGCTGTTTCGCGAGGCGGAGGTGGCGCACCAGCTGCACTCCCTCGCGGCCGACGACGCCCTGTGCAAGGTGCGCCTGCACCATCGCAACGCGGCCGGGACGCACGAATTCACCGTGAGCGACGAGGAGTTCGACCTGTTCACGCGCTACTTCGTGCCGCCGACCGAGGAGGAGGGGTTCACGGTGGTGCGGCATCGACAGGTCGAGGAGGGAGGGACGTCGGCTTGA
- a CDS encoding GMC family oxidoreductase, with amino-acid sequence MSENRHYDVVIIGSGPGGGTMAWRLAQTGKRILLLERGDYLPRERENWDSQAVFVEARYQAPETWYGADGSSFHPGLHYFVGGNSKVYGSVLLRLREKDFFEVRHPDGISPEWPLKYDVFEPYYQAAEELYYVHGLRGEDPTEPPAAKPYAYPPITHEPRIQELFDGLKREGHHPFHLPVGVRLEERDGKPLPHSACIRCDAFDGYPCITNGKADAQIACVDPALAAHPNLTLKTKSYVDRLLTDPSGRTVTGVEVRRGSATETFTGDIVVVACGALSSALLLLRSASDAHPHGLANRSGQVGRNYMRHNNSTVLAISRTPNPTKFQKTLGLNDFYFGADDWEFPLGHIQMVGKSDGVQIHGEGLPGFLQWFPEKPFDWLAKHSLDFWLTTEDLPIPENRIFYDGDKVRLDLKQTNEEALHRLKAKLRDLCGKLDIHPHLFDRSLYLGKDVPIGGTAHQAGTLRFGPDPATSVLDLDCKAHELDNLYVTDASFFPSIGAVNPTLTIIANALRVADHIIGRLGA; translated from the coding sequence ATGAGCGAGAACCGGCATTACGACGTCGTCATCATCGGCTCGGGGCCGGGCGGCGGCACGATGGCGTGGCGGCTGGCCCAGACCGGCAAGCGCATCCTGCTGCTCGAGCGCGGCGACTACCTGCCCCGCGAGCGCGAGAACTGGGACAGCCAGGCGGTCTTCGTCGAGGCGCGCTACCAGGCGCCGGAGACCTGGTACGGTGCCGACGGCTCCAGCTTCCATCCCGGCCTGCACTACTTCGTCGGCGGCAACAGCAAGGTCTACGGCTCGGTCCTGCTCCGCCTGCGTGAGAAGGACTTTTTCGAGGTCCGCCACCCGGACGGGATCTCGCCGGAATGGCCGCTGAAATACGACGTGTTCGAGCCCTACTACCAGGCGGCGGAGGAGCTCTACTACGTCCACGGCCTGCGCGGCGAGGACCCGACCGAGCCGCCCGCCGCGAAACCCTACGCCTACCCGCCGATCACCCACGAGCCCCGGATCCAGGAGCTGTTCGACGGCTTGAAGCGCGAGGGCCATCACCCGTTCCACCTGCCGGTGGGCGTGCGGCTGGAGGAGCGGGACGGCAAGCCGCTGCCGCACTCGGCCTGCATCCGCTGCGACGCCTTCGACGGCTATCCCTGCATCACCAACGGCAAGGCCGACGCGCAGATCGCCTGCGTCGATCCGGCTTTGGCCGCGCATCCGAACCTGACCCTCAAGACCAAGTCCTACGTCGACCGGCTGCTGACCGACCCGTCCGGGCGGACGGTGACCGGCGTCGAGGTCAGGCGCGGCAGCGCGACCGAGACCTTCACCGGCGACATCGTCGTGGTGGCCTGCGGCGCCCTGTCCTCGGCGCTGCTGCTGCTGCGTTCCGCCAGCGACGCCCACCCGCACGGGCTGGCGAACCGCTCGGGGCAGGTCGGCCGCAACTACATGCGGCACAACAACTCGACGGTGCTGGCGATCTCCCGCACCCCGAACCCGACCAAGTTCCAGAAGACGCTCGGCCTCAACGACTTCTACTTCGGCGCCGACGACTGGGAGTTTCCGTTGGGCCACATCCAGATGGTCGGCAAGTCGGACGGGGTGCAGATCCACGGCGAGGGCCTGCCCGGCTTCCTGCAATGGTTCCCGGAGAAGCCGTTCGACTGGCTCGCCAAGCACTCGCTGGATTTCTGGCTCACCACCGAGGACCTGCCGATCCCGGAGAACCGGATCTTCTACGACGGCGACAAGGTGCGGCTCGACCTCAAGCAAACCAACGAGGAGGCGCTGCACCGGCTCAAGGCCAAGCTGCGCGACCTCTGCGGGAAGCTCGACATCCACCCGCACCTGTTCGACCGCTCGCTCTACCTCGGCAAGGACGTGCCGATCGGCGGCACCGCCCACCAGGCCGGCACGCTGCGCTTCGGCCCCGACCCGGCGACCTCGGTCCTCGACCTCGACTGCAAGGCGCACGAGCTCGACAACCTCTACGTGACCGATGCGAGCTTCTTCCCGTCGATCGGCGCCGTGAACCCGACGCTGACGATCATCGCCAACGCGCTGCGCGTCGCGGACCACATCATCGGGCGGTTGGGGGCGTGA
- a CDS encoding DUF4864 domain-containing protein, translated as MRTLVALMTLLAVGQGALAAGSGDRDAVRGAILRQQEAFRHDDAAAAYAEAAPAIRSIFTSPETFIGMVRQGYAAIYRNRRFEFGTDEELPDGSLAQGVRIQDQDGTDWEALYTLERDADGAWRITGCRLRKAPGAGA; from the coding sequence ATGCGCACCCTCGTCGCCCTGATGACCCTGCTGGCCGTCGGCCAGGGCGCGCTCGCCGCCGGCAGCGGCGACCGGGATGCGGTGCGCGGGGCGATCCTGCGCCAGCAGGAGGCGTTCCGGCACGACGACGCGGCTGCCGCCTACGCCGAGGCGGCCCCCGCCATCCGGTCGATCTTCACGAGCCCCGAGACCTTCATCGGCATGGTGCGGCAGGGTTACGCCGCCATCTACCGCAACCGCCGGTTCGAGTTCGGCACCGACGAGGAACTGCCCGACGGCAGCCTCGCGCAAGGGGTGCGCATCCAGGACCAGGACGGCACCGACTGGGAGGCGCTCTACACCCTGGAGCGCGACGCGGACGGGGCGTGGCGGATCACCGGCTGCCGCCTGCGCAAGGCGCCGGGCGCCGGCGCCTGA
- a CDS encoding ArgE/DapE family deacylase yields MPLDPALRDRIITAVADGFSDQIAHTQALIRFPSTRGQEQAIQDFVFRSFRERGYAMDRFAMDRERIEAHPGGARFAPEHSDAPIVVGIHRPREETGRSLILQAHVDVVPAGPADLWTHPPFEPVVEGDWLYGRGGADMKAGHAANLFALDALRRIGLQPAATVTLQSVVEEESTGNGALMTHLRGYRADAVLIPEPEEEMLVRANTGVLWFRVEVRGRPVHVREMGTGANAIDAAYRVIGALRGLEARWNEDKAGRPHFGGEAHPINLNIGRIEGGDWASSVPAWCRIDCRIAIYPGTSAADAAREIEAAVAAFARDDAFLSNSPPSVTFHGFFAEGYVLDEGSEAEAVLGRAHEAATGSALKSFMTAGYLDTRVHALYDRVPALCYGPKSENIHGFDERVSLASLKRITTAMALFVAEWCGTEAL; encoded by the coding sequence ATGCCCCTGGACCCCGCCCTGCGCGACCGCATCATCACGGCCGTCGCCGACGGCTTTTCCGACCAGATCGCCCATACCCAGGCGCTGATCCGCTTCCCCTCGACCCGCGGGCAGGAGCAGGCGATCCAGGATTTCGTGTTCCGCAGCTTTCGCGAGCGCGGCTACGCCATGGACCGCTTCGCGATGGACCGGGAGCGGATCGAGGCGCATCCGGGCGGAGCCAGGTTCGCGCCTGAGCACTCCGACGCGCCGATCGTCGTCGGCATCCACCGGCCGCGGGAGGAGACGGGGCGCTCGCTGATCCTCCAGGCCCATGTCGACGTCGTGCCGGCGGGCCCCGCCGACCTCTGGACCCACCCGCCCTTCGAGCCGGTGGTGGAGGGCGACTGGCTCTATGGCCGCGGCGGCGCCGACATGAAGGCGGGCCACGCCGCCAACCTGTTCGCCCTCGACGCGCTCCGCCGCATCGGGCTCCAGCCCGCCGCCACCGTGACGCTGCAATCGGTGGTCGAAGAGGAATCGACCGGCAACGGCGCCCTGATGACCCACCTGCGCGGCTACCGCGCCGACGCGGTGCTGATTCCCGAGCCCGAGGAAGAGATGCTGGTGCGCGCCAATACCGGCGTGCTGTGGTTCCGGGTCGAGGTCCGGGGCCGGCCGGTGCACGTGCGCGAGATGGGCACGGGCGCCAACGCCATCGACGCCGCCTACCGGGTGATCGGGGCTTTGCGCGGGCTCGAGGCGCGCTGGAACGAGGACAAGGCCGGGCGCCCGCATTTCGGGGGCGAGGCGCACCCGATCAACCTCAATATCGGGCGGATCGAGGGCGGCGACTGGGCCTCCTCGGTGCCGGCCTGGTGCCGGATCGACTGCCGCATCGCGATCTATCCGGGCACCAGCGCCGCGGACGCGGCCCGCGAGATCGAGGCGGCGGTGGCGGCCTTCGCCCGGGACGACGCCTTCCTGTCGAACAGCCCGCCGAGCGTCACCTTCCACGGCTTCTTCGCCGAAGGCTACGTGCTCGACGAGGGCTCCGAAGCCGAGGCCGTGCTCGGCCGGGCGCACGAGGCGGCCACCGGCAGCGCGCTGAAGAGCTTCATGACGGCGGGCTACCTCGATACCCGGGTCCACGCCCTCTACGACCGGGTGCCGGCGCTCTGCTACGGCCCGAAGAGCGAGAACATCCACGGCTTCGACGAGCGGGTGAGCCTCGCCTCGCTCAAGCGCATCACCACCGCGATGGCGCTGTTCGTCGCTGAGTGGTGCGGGACGGAAGCCCTCTGA
- a CDS encoding SMP-30/gluconolactonase/LRE family protein, whose protein sequence is MDGFEIHDERFKHYILGNAPLEELGSGFRWIEGPVWMGDADCLLFQDLPRNRTMRWIEGAGFSVYRAPSNYANGQTRDRQGRLIACSHRGRCLYRTEYDGTVTTLVERHAGRRLNSPNDVVVKSDGTIWFSDPVYGIANDYEGGRQTSEQPPALYRFDPATNEITVMAGDFDGPNGLAFSPDERRLYVAETGDQSKPNPRQYIRVFDVAPDGALSGGDIFHTISPGYCDGMRVDEDGNVWSSAGDGVHCISPEGKLMGKILVPHTVSNLTFGGPTKNRLFIGGSHTLYSIFLDRRGVQTP, encoded by the coding sequence ATGGATGGGTTCGAGATCCACGACGAGCGCTTCAAGCATTACATCCTGGGCAACGCCCCGCTCGAAGAGCTGGGCTCCGGCTTCCGCTGGATCGAGGGCCCGGTCTGGATGGGCGACGCCGATTGCCTGCTGTTCCAGGACCTGCCGCGCAACCGCACGATGCGGTGGATCGAGGGGGCCGGCTTCTCGGTCTACCGCGCGCCCTCGAACTACGCCAACGGCCAGACCCGCGACCGGCAGGGCCGACTGATCGCCTGCTCGCATCGCGGCCGCTGCCTGTACCGCACCGAGTACGACGGCACGGTCACGACGCTGGTCGAGCGGCACGCCGGCCGGCGCCTCAATTCGCCGAACGACGTGGTGGTGAAGTCCGACGGCACGATCTGGTTCAGCGATCCGGTCTACGGCATCGCGAACGACTACGAGGGCGGCCGCCAGACCTCCGAGCAGCCGCCGGCGCTCTACCGCTTCGATCCGGCGACGAACGAGATCACGGTGATGGCCGGCGATTTCGACGGCCCGAACGGCCTCGCCTTCTCGCCCGACGAGCGCCGTCTCTACGTGGCGGAGACCGGCGACCAGTCGAAGCCGAACCCGCGCCAGTACATCCGTGTCTTCGACGTCGCCCCCGACGGCGCGCTGTCGGGGGGCGACATCTTCCACACGATCTCGCCGGGCTATTGCGACGGAATGCGGGTCGACGAGGACGGCAACGTCTGGTCGAGCGCGGGCGACGGCGTGCATTGCATCAGCCCGGAGGGCAAGCTGATGGGCAAGATCCTGGTGCCCCACACGGTCTCGAACCTCACCTTCGGTGGGCCGACCAAGAACCGCCTGTTCATCGGCGGCTCGCACACGCTCTATTCCATCTTCCTCGACCGGCGCGGGGTGCAGACGCCGTGA
- a CDS encoding VOC family protein, with protein sequence MSAGRSGALRLARIVLVSGNPDALAGFYRGALGFTDAEAPPASDVPGARTVPLRLGDQRLDLVAVTPAGRPYPGDVPGFSPLFQHCAIIVADMAAAHARLSAHPGWRPISTDGPVRLPDSSGGVTAFKFRDPEGHPLEFLAFPPAATPAAWRRPDASDPCLGLDHSAISVADTARSVAFYDSLGLRVASRSLNTGPEQASLDAVADPTVEVTGLGFPDGRPPHVELLCYRGGPSRPASDLAVNDVAATRLVIAMADEEVLAAACAAHAGRLVSGGGGPRPGGGADALLRDPDGHLVWLTAG encoded by the coding sequence GTGAGCGCCGGTCGCTCGGGCGCCCTGCGCCTCGCCCGCATCGTCCTCGTCTCAGGCAATCCGGACGCGCTGGCGGGCTTCTACCGCGGGGCTCTGGGCTTCACCGATGCCGAGGCGCCGCCGGCCTCGGACGTGCCCGGGGCACGGACCGTGCCGCTTCGCCTCGGCGACCAGCGCCTCGACCTCGTCGCAGTGACCCCGGCGGGCCGGCCCTATCCGGGCGACGTGCCGGGTTTCAGCCCGCTGTTCCAGCACTGCGCCATCATCGTCGCCGACATGGCGGCGGCCCATGCCCGCCTGTCGGCCCATCCGGGCTGGCGCCCGATCTCGACCGACGGGCCGGTGCGGCTGCCCGACTCGTCCGGCGGCGTGACCGCGTTCAAGTTCCGCGACCCCGAGGGCCATCCCCTCGAATTCCTGGCCTTCCCGCCCGCGGCGACGCCCGCGGCGTGGCGGCGGCCGGATGCGTCCGATCCCTGCCTCGGCCTCGACCACTCGGCGATCTCGGTCGCCGACACCGCCCGCAGCGTCGCGTTCTACGACTCCCTCGGGCTTCGCGTGGCGTCGCGCTCGCTCAATACCGGACCGGAACAGGCAAGCCTCGACGCCGTCGCCGACCCGACGGTCGAGGTGACGGGTCTCGGCTTCCCGGACGGGCGGCCGCCCCATGTCGAGCTGCTGTGCTACCGCGGCGGCCCCTCCCGGCCGGCCTCCGACCTCGCGGTGAACGACGTCGCGGCGACCCGCCTGGTGATCGCGATGGCGGATGAAGAGGTTCTGGCAGCAGCCTGCGCCGCTCATGCCGGACGATTGGTCTCGGGCGGAGGCGGCCCGCGGCCCGGCGGCGGCGCGGATGCGCTGTTGCGTGACCCGGACGGGCATCTGGTGTGGCTGACGGCAGGCTAA
- a CDS encoding cupin domain-containing protein, with protein MSDDKPKIPYWHLWADADGISHQTRCAFTEFEEKSMSPPAPPQWQGQKTHDGATVFVTVQPVGWTGDWHPNPKPQWIIPLSGRWFVESMDGTRVEMGPGEISFGEDQNVREVDGKKGHRSGTIGDEPAVLMIVQYDSAPTTGAACRFR; from the coding sequence ATGAGCGACGACAAGCCAAAAATCCCCTACTGGCACCTCTGGGCCGACGCGGACGGGATCAGCCACCAGACCCGGTGCGCGTTCACCGAGTTCGAGGAGAAGTCGATGTCCCCGCCGGCCCCGCCGCAATGGCAGGGGCAGAAGACCCATGACGGCGCCACGGTCTTCGTCACCGTGCAGCCGGTCGGCTGGACCGGCGACTGGCACCCGAACCCGAAGCCGCAATGGATCATCCCGCTCTCGGGCCGCTGGTTCGTCGAATCGATGGACGGCACGCGGGTCGAGATGGGCCCGGGCGAGATCTCGTTCGGCGAGGACCAGAACGTGCGCGAAGTCGACGGCAAGAAGGGCCACCGCTCCGGCACGATCGGGGACGAGCCGGCGGTGCTGATGATCGTCCAGTACGATTCGGCCCCGACCACCGGCGCGGCCTGCCGGTTCCGGTGA
- the thrC gene encoding threonine synthase translates to MLHVSTRGAAAPLTFTDALLAGLARDGGLYIPQSWPQISPETIAGLAGRPYAEAAKTVLSPLVDGEIAQADFDRMIDEAYATFRHPAVCPLTQLGDNLFLLELHHGPTLAFKDVAMQLLGRLMDHALKAKGSRATIVGATSGDTGSAAVEAFRGLDNVDVFILYPHGRVSEVQRRQMTTVDAHNIHALAVEGTFDDCQAIVKALFQHPRFAEDVRLSGVNSINWARVAAQAVYYFTSAVSLGSPYRPVSFSVPTGNFGDILAGWAAKRMGLPVGRLMIATNANDILARTLATGSYEVRGVAPTTSPSMDIQVSSNFERLLFETLDRDASAVNRLMAGLKQSGAFTLDPATLARIRAEFDAAAVPEDEVVAEIRDVYEGTGQIIDPHSAIGVRAARKLVAEDPATPVVALATAHAAKFPDAVEAATGIRPALPPHLADLLERRERFTVLPNDEAAVERAIRERARILGQAA, encoded by the coding sequence GTGCTTCATGTTTCGACCCGCGGCGCCGCCGCGCCGCTGACCTTCACCGACGCGCTGCTCGCCGGCCTCGCCCGCGACGGCGGCCTGTACATCCCGCAGAGCTGGCCGCAGATCTCCCCCGAGACGATCGCGGGGCTCGCGGGACGGCCCTACGCGGAGGCCGCCAAGACCGTGCTGTCGCCCCTCGTCGACGGCGAGATCGCACAAGCCGATTTCGACCGGATGATCGACGAGGCCTACGCCACCTTCCGGCATCCGGCGGTCTGCCCGCTGACCCAGCTCGGCGACAACCTCTTCCTGCTCGAACTGCACCACGGCCCGACGCTCGCCTTCAAGGACGTGGCGATGCAGCTCCTCGGCCGGCTGATGGACCACGCGCTCAAGGCCAAGGGCAGCCGGGCGACGATCGTCGGCGCCACCTCGGGCGATACCGGCAGCGCCGCCGTCGAGGCGTTCCGCGGCCTCGACAACGTCGACGTGTTCATCCTCTATCCCCACGGCCGGGTGTCGGAGGTGCAGCGCCGGCAGATGACCACGGTCGACGCGCACAACATCCATGCGCTCGCCGTCGAGGGCACCTTCGACGATTGCCAGGCGATCGTGAAGGCGCTGTTCCAGCACCCGCGTTTCGCCGAGGACGTGCGCCTGTCGGGCGTCAACTCGATCAACTGGGCCCGCGTCGCCGCGCAGGCGGTCTATTACTTCACCAGCGCGGTGAGCTTGGGCAGCCCCTATCGCCCGGTCTCGTTCTCGGTGCCGACCGGCAATTTCGGCGACATCCTCGCCGGCTGGGCGGCCAAGCGCATGGGCCTGCCGGTCGGCCGGCTGATGATCGCCACCAACGCCAACGACATCCTGGCCCGCACGCTGGCGACGGGATCGTACGAGGTCCGGGGCGTGGCCCCGACCACCTCGCCGTCGATGGACATCCAGGTCTCGTCGAACTTCGAGCGCCTGCTGTTCGAGACCCTCGACCGCGACGCCTCCGCGGTGAACCGGCTGATGGCCGGCCTCAAGCAGTCGGGCGCCTTCACGCTCGACCCCGCGACGCTCGCGCGGATCCGGGCCGAGTTCGACGCGGCCGCCGTGCCCGAGGACGAGGTGGTGGCCGAGATCCGCGACGTCTACGAGGGCACCGGCCAGATCATCGATCCGCACAGCGCCATCGGCGTGCGCGCTGCCCGCAAGCTCGTGGCCGAGGATCCGGCGACACCGGTGGTGGCGCTCGCCACCGCGCATGCGGCGAAGTTCCCGGACGCGGTCGAGGCCGCGACCGGCATCCGCCCGGCCCTGCCGCCCCACCTCGCCGACCTCCTGGAGCGCCGCGAGCGCTTCACCGTGCTGCCGAACGACGAGGCGGCGGTCGAGCGGGCGATCCGCGAGCGCGCCCGCATCCTGGGACAAGCCGCATGA
- a CDS encoding pitrilysin family protein: MNQHFATLGASPDLKITRLSNGLTVATEAMPGVATATLGVWIGAGSRNERPEEHGLSHLIEHMAFKGTATRSARQIAEDIENVGGEINAATSVEQTSYTARVLGEDADVALDVLGDILTRSAFEAGELAREKGVILQEYAAVEDTPDDVVYDAFTEAAFPDQPIGRPILGRPETIKSFDKMAIEAYLAREYTPGRMVLAAAGAVEHEAIVAAAEKHFGAMPAASAPDSVPGQYRGGERRMPRKLEQANLVLGLPGLSFRDESYYATHLFAQVLGGGLTSRLWHEVRETRGLAYEIHAFHWPFSDCGLFGIGAGTAGADLPGLVEVTLACLREAADTVDSTELARAKAQLKVALLSALETPGGRIERTARQLLAWGRVIPAAEVIAKVDAVTPDDVRAAGRALIAGAPTIAAIGPIKKLQSLEAVSKVLKAG; this comes from the coding sequence ATGAACCAGCATTTCGCGACGCTCGGCGCCTCGCCGGACCTCAAGATCACGCGGCTCTCCAACGGCCTCACCGTCGCCACCGAGGCGATGCCCGGGGTCGCCACCGCGACCCTCGGGGTCTGGATCGGCGCCGGCTCGCGCAACGAGCGGCCGGAGGAGCACGGGCTCAGCCACCTGATCGAGCACATGGCGTTCAAGGGCACGGCGACGCGCTCCGCCCGCCAGATCGCCGAGGACATCGAGAATGTCGGCGGCGAGATCAACGCCGCCACCAGCGTCGAGCAGACGAGCTACACCGCCCGGGTGCTGGGCGAGGATGCCGACGTGGCCCTCGACGTGCTCGGCGACATCCTGACCCGCTCGGCCTTCGAGGCCGGCGAGCTCGCCCGCGAGAAGGGCGTGATCCTCCAGGAATACGCCGCCGTCGAGGACACGCCCGACGACGTCGTCTACGACGCCTTCACCGAGGCCGCCTTCCCCGACCAGCCGATCGGCCGGCCGATCCTCGGGCGCCCGGAGACGATCAAGAGCTTCGACAAGATGGCGATCGAGGCCTATCTCGCTCGCGAATACACACCCGGCCGGATGGTGCTGGCGGCGGCCGGTGCCGTGGAGCACGAGGCGATCGTCGCTGCGGCCGAGAAGCATTTCGGGGCGATGCCGGCGGCGTCCGCGCCCGATTCGGTGCCCGGCCAGTATCGCGGCGGCGAGCGTAGGATGCCGCGCAAGCTCGAACAGGCCAACCTGGTGCTCGGCCTGCCCGGCCTGTCGTTCCGGGACGAATCCTACTACGCCACGCACCTCTTCGCGCAGGTGCTCGGCGGCGGGCTGACCTCGCGGCTCTGGCACGAGGTGCGCGAGACCCGCGGCCTCGCCTACGAGATCCACGCCTTCCACTGGCCGTTCAGCGATTGCGGCCTGTTCGGCATCGGCGCCGGCACCGCCGGCGCCGACCTGCCGGGCCTCGTCGAGGTGACGCTCGCCTGCCTGCGCGAGGCGGCCGACACGGTCGATTCCACCGAGCTCGCCCGGGCGAAGGCCCAGCTCAAGGTGGCCCTTCTCTCGGCGCTGGAGACGCCGGGCGGGCGCATCGAGCGCACGGCCCGCCAGTTGCTGGCCTGGGGCCGGGTGATCCCGGCCGCCGAGGTGATCGCCAAGGTCGACGCCGTGACCCCCGACGACGTGCGGGCGGCCGGCCGCGCGCTGATCGCCGGGGCGCCGACGATCGCGGCGATCGGGCCGATCAAGAAGCTGCAGAGCCTGGAAGCGGTGAGCAAGGTGCTGAAGGCGGGGTGA
- a CDS encoding DoxX family protein has product MASFSIAVAFGVRLLLVMLFLPFSALDKILNFRGAVGQAKQAVHATAPATALILAGLFVEIVMSLGILTGIADRFAAFVLAGYCGVTALLWKQFWKPGDFWSGGKGRELFWDFWKNLALAGGFLLVTFGTGASTVETFFSDPFASSKPYSVSETAR; this is encoded by the coding sequence ATGGCCAGCTTCAGCATCGCGGTCGCCTTCGGCGTCCGGCTCCTCCTGGTGATGCTGTTCCTGCCGTTCAGCGCGCTCGACAAGATCCTGAATTTCCGCGGGGCGGTGGGCCAGGCGAAGCAGGCGGTCCACGCCACCGCACCCGCCACGGCGCTGATCCTCGCCGGCCTGTTCGTCGAGATCGTGATGTCGCTCGGCATCCTCACGGGCATCGCCGACCGCTTCGCCGCCTTCGTGCTCGCCGGCTATTGCGGCGTCACCGCGCTCCTGTGGAAGCAGTTCTGGAAGCCGGGCGATTTCTGGTCCGGCGGCAAGGGGCGCGAGCTTTTCTGGGATTTCTGGAAGAACCTCGCGCTCGCCGGCGGGTTTCTGCTCGTCACCTTCGGCACCGGGGCGAGCACCGTCGAGACTTTTTTCTCCGACCCCTTCGCCTCGTCGAAGCCCTACAGCGTCAGCGAGACCGCCCGATGA